In Drosophila teissieri strain GT53w chromosome 2R, Prin_Dtei_1.1, whole genome shotgun sequence, the following proteins share a genomic window:
- the LOC122614206 gene encoding membrane-bound alkaline phosphatase produces the protein MKTYAGIILVLGALVATSLAASIDAEIHNQFQLVGESVSASKTREANLIDPNAMAKGKAGPEEEKNAQFWYDLAYEEIATRLEQPQLDKRKAKNVILFLGDGMSLSTVAAARIHKGQLKGNPGEEDSLSFEKFPYTGLSRTYCSNAQVPDSACTATAYLCGVKTNIVALGITAAVNFNNCSGSEDPANRVESIAAWAQAAGKSTGIVTTTTLTHASPSGAYAKTTNRFFESDTDIVTYGEGQNDPATCTDIATQLITQEPGKNFDVMLGGGIGKFLPNTITDPFNKKGERSDGVNLLSRWQGLHPGGVLAYNRNQLLSVNVSKITNLIGTFRSGVMSFNKLADPKEEPTLAEMTRKAIEMVSKRDDGYFLFVEGGLIDYGNHFNSPTHSLAETLQFEQAVQEALDLTDPEETLIVVTSDHAHPLTISGYPGRGTPILGLNQDDTDVNGVKYATLNYAVGTNQYLDEHGQRIDLTDQIGAEDFIHPSYIHGTIGVHAGDDVGIFATGPQSHLFTGVMQQSTIPHLMAYASCIGNGPTLCDNED, from the exons ATGAAGACTTACGCAGGCATTATCCTGGTGCTGGGCGCCCTGGTGGCCACCTCCTTGGCTGCTTCCATAGACG CCGAGATCCACAATCAGTTCCAGCTGGTGGGAGAATCGGTGAGCGCATCGAAAACCCGCGAAGCAAACCTCATCGACCCCAATGCCATGGCCAAGGGAAAGGCCGGAccggaggaggagaagaacGCGCAGTTCTGGTACGATCTGGCCTACGAGGAGATCGCCACGCGCCTGGAACAGCCGCAGCTGGACAAGAGGAAGGCCAAGAATGTAATCCTGTTCCTGGGCGACGGCATGTCCCTGTCCACGGTGGCAGCCGCCCGCATCCACAAGGGCCAGCTGAAGGGCAATCCCGGCGAGGAGGACTCCCTGAGCTTCGAGAAGTTCCCCTACACCGGTCTCAGCAGG ACCTACTGCTCCAATGCCCAGGTGCCCGACTCCGCCTGCACAGCCACCGCTTACTTGTGCGGTGTGAAGACAAATATCGTGGCTTTAGGCATCACGGCGGCCGTGAACTTTAACAACTGCAGTGGCAGCGAGGATCCGGCCAACCGGGTGGAGTCCATCGCGGCCTGGGCTCAGGCGGCCGGAAAGTCCACTGGCATCGTGACCACCACCACGCTGACCCACGCCAGTCCATCGGGTGCGTATGCCAAGACCACCAACCGATTCTTCGAGAGCGACACGGATATTGTGACCTATGGCGAGGGACAGAACGATCCGGCCACCTGCACGGACATTGCCACCCAGCTGATCACCCAGGAACCTGGCAAGAACTTCGATGTGATGCTGGGCGGCGGCATTGGCAAGTTCCTGCCCAACACCATTACGGATCCGTTCAACAAGAAGGGCGAGCGTTCCGATGGAGTGAATCTGCTGTCCCGCTGGCAGGGACTGCATCCCGGCGGTGTTTTGGCCTACAATCGCAACCAGCTGCTGAGTGTGAATGTCTCGAAGATCACCAACCTCATTGGCACCTTCCGCTCGGGAGTGATGAGCTTCAATAAGCTGGCCGATCCCAAGGAGGAGCCCACACTGGCGGAAATGACGCGCAAAGCCATCGAGATGGTCAGCAAACGCGATGATGGCTACTTCCTCTTCGTCGAGGGTGGCCTCATCGATTATGGCAACCACTTCAACTCCCCAACCCATTCCCTCGCAGAGACGCTTCAGTTCGAGCAGGCGGTCCAGGAGGCTCTGGATCTAACCGATCCCGAGGAGACCCTGATTGTGGTCACCTCCGATCACGCTCATCCGCTGACCATCTCTGGCTATCCTGGCAGGGGAACACCCATCCTGGGACTCAATCAAGATGACACCGATGTGAATGGAGTCAAGTACGCCACGCTGAACTACGCAGTGGGAACCAACCAGTATCTGGATGAGCATGGCCAGCGCATCGATCTCACCGACCAGATTGGCGCGGAAG ACTTCATCCATCCCAGCTACATCCACGGCACCATTGGCGTCCATGCTGGCGATGATGTGGGAATCTTCGCCACCGGTCCGCAGAGTCATCTCTTCACCGGCGTCATGCAGCAGAGCACCATTCCCCATCTGATGGCCTATGCCTCCTGCATCGGCAACGGACCCACTCTCTGCGACAACGAGGACTAG